In Thermodesulfobacteriota bacterium, a genomic segment contains:
- a CDS encoding NifU family protein, with protein sequence MKAEVEQVLEKIRPALQADGGDVELVAVEGGVVKVRLTGACGCCPMATMTLKGGIEAALKERIPAVERVESV encoded by the coding sequence GTGAAAGCCGAAGTGGAACAGGTACTGGAAAAGATTCGCCCGGCCCTGCAGGCCGACGGGGGAGACGTGGAACTCGTCGCGGTCGAAGGGGGCGTGGTGAAGGTGCGCCTGACGGGCGCATGCGGCTGCTGCCCGATGGCCACCATGACGCTGAAAGGCGGCATCGAAGCGGCACTCAAGGAGCGGATCCCTGCCGTCGAGCGGGTGGAGTCCGTATAA
- a CDS encoding 4Fe-4S binding protein, with protein sequence MAYKITEECIACGACAPECPSSCISEGDPIYVINAAECTDCGACANVCPASACVPA encoded by the coding sequence ATGGCGTACAAGATCACGGAAGAATGCATCGCCTGCGGCGCCTGCGCGCCGGAATGCCCCAGCAGCTGCATCTCTGAGGGCGACCCGATTTACGTCATCAACGCCGCGGAGTGCACCGACTGCGGCGCCTGCGCGAACGTCTGCCCCGCGTCGGCGTGCGTTCCGGCGTAA
- a CDS encoding redoxin domain-containing protein — MIRYLRTRNGVGALPLVIILVVALAAALFLYRSWRSGTEGGAGREGPGSPATGPQKAVAAPPFTLKDISGNVYASSGFAGKPTVINFFATWCPPCREEIPGFNEVYRRHRERGFELIGIALDTDTLDALPGFLAAQRIEYRILIGDLAVAKAYFGVSTIPTTFFVGKDGMIRNVVVGYIGQEDFDREVRKLL; from the coding sequence ATGATACGGTACCTGCGCACCCGGAACGGAGTCGGCGCCCTGCCGCTGGTCATCATCCTGGTCGTGGCGCTCGCGGCCGCCCTGTTCCTTTACAGGAGCTGGCGGTCCGGAACGGAAGGAGGCGCCGGCCGGGAAGGGCCCGGCTCCCCGGCCACGGGACCGCAGAAGGCGGTCGCGGCGCCCCCGTTCACGCTGAAGGACATCAGCGGGAACGTCTACGCCTCGTCCGGATTCGCGGGAAAGCCGACCGTCATCAATTTCTTCGCCACGTGGTGCCCCCCCTGCCGGGAGGAGATTCCCGGCTTCAACGAGGTGTACCGGAGGCACCGGGAGAGGGGTTTCGAGCTGATCGGGATCGCGCTCGACACGGACACGCTGGACGCGCTGCCCGGCTTCCTCGCCGCCCAACGGATCGAATACAGGATCCTGATCGGGGACCTCGCGGTGGCGAAGGCGTATTTCGGGGTCAGCACGATCCCCACGACGTTCTTCGTGGGGAAGGACGGGATGATCCGGAACGTCGTGGTGGGCTATATCGGCCAGGAGGATTTCGACCGGGAGGTCAGGAAACTGTTGTGA